The following coding sequences are from one Abditibacteriaceae bacterium window:
- a CDS encoding pyridoxamine 5'-phosphate oxidase family protein gives MSENEKTHEEKLATLRDLIKGIDFGMLTTVEEDGTLHSRPMSTNGEVEFDGDLWFFTDGTSHKVLEIEREHKVNVSYAHPQKQSYVSISGVATIVRDKAKIEELWQPQLKAWFPEGPETPGIALIKVEAERAEYWDSPGSGVAHALAFAKAIVTRQTPEIGENEKITL, from the coding sequence ATGAGCGAAAACGAAAAAACACACGAAGAAAAACTGGCGACGCTACGCGACCTTATCAAAGGCATCGACTTTGGAATGCTAACGACGGTGGAAGAAGATGGCACCTTGCATTCACGCCCGATGAGCACCAACGGCGAAGTCGAATTCGATGGCGACTTGTGGTTCTTTACCGATGGCACGTCGCACAAAGTTCTGGAAATCGAGCGGGAACACAAAGTGAATGTCAGCTATGCGCATCCGCAAAAGCAAAGTTATGTATCGATTTCAGGCGTTGCCACCATTGTGCGCGATAAGGCCAAAATCGAAGAATTGTGGCAGCCGCAGCTGAAGGCCTGGTTTCCTGAGGGGCCAGAAACGCCTGGAATCGCGTTGATAAAAGTTGAGGCCGAACGTGCTGAATATTGGGATTCCCCGGGGAGCGGCGTGGCTCATGCGCTGGCGTTTGCTAAAGCGATTGTGACGCGGCAGACCCCAGAAATTGGCGAAAACGAAAAAATTACGCTGTAA
- a CDS encoding TadE/TadG family type IV pilus assembly protein — MIVNNLRTRSTQKGGRQRGAVLVEFAASIIVLVLLLLVIMEFGWLVKNNSMVQNATREGARVASIGRSKTEIENRIRASIQPSVSDVVITLKNSPNTTTAFTAFPADKPAVGTQPATNGVPAGDMIEVVVTAKHKPLTGTKLLTLGDKVTSRVVMIRESGP; from the coding sequence ATGATCGTTAATAATTTGAGAACTAGAAGCACACAGAAAGGTGGCCGGCAGCGTGGTGCTGTGCTGGTTGAATTCGCAGCCAGCATTATTGTTCTGGTTCTCCTTTTGCTGGTCATTATGGAATTCGGCTGGCTGGTGAAAAATAATTCCATGGTACAGAATGCGACTCGCGAAGGTGCTCGTGTCGCGTCGATTGGACGCTCAAAAACAGAAATCGAGAACCGGATCAGAGCTTCGATTCAACCTTCTGTCAGCGATGTGGTGATTACTTTGAAGAATTCGCCGAACACTACAACGGCCTTCACTGCTTTCCCAGCCGATAAACCGGCTGTCGGAACGCAGCCCGCGACGAATGGTGTTCCCGCAGGTGACATGATCGAAGTCGTGGTTACGGCCAAGCATAAGCCGCTGACTGGCACAAAACTTTTGACTCTCGGCGACAAGGTGACCTCGCGTGTTGTGATGATTCGTGAATCCGGACCCTGA
- a CDS encoding pilus assembly protein TadG-related protein produces the protein MSKMQTQNTKKQREYLQAKLRSNAPLKRRRGAIAFVVAGSMIMLMGFAALGVDYGVLTADVNRLQRGADAGALAGATKLKSTGNDVNDTAAAKNLAVQIAAQNNVAVDINQIVVSDNARQIRVPADYTRKLMFARVIGLNTANVGRAATARIKGFSPPQISPIAISETLHNQMKADFAAGLTPTKSYDELLVNNKRESFDQTRFMLLNLDPSGSKSPSQMRDQITGDGKERAILIYPGEDADSVEDVDRVNSSSQGKFYVEAMETLFSRAEASPWFDAPLNGNIDANVGTDYANLLAGTEPANHPRVLNIIVSPDTGPHNNYKAPVKTFAPVYIERVFSDSRGLHTVFRFLPSNYGVKGGSYLLE, from the coding sequence ATGAGCAAGATGCAGACACAAAATACAAAGAAACAGCGTGAATATCTTCAGGCAAAGCTGCGCAGTAACGCGCCATTAAAGCGTCGTCGCGGGGCGATTGCGTTTGTTGTCGCCGGTTCTATGATCATGCTCATGGGTTTTGCTGCTCTGGGCGTTGATTACGGTGTTTTAACGGCGGATGTCAATCGTCTCCAGCGTGGTGCTGATGCAGGAGCATTGGCGGGAGCGACAAAGCTCAAATCGACCGGCAATGACGTTAATGACACAGCGGCTGCGAAAAATCTTGCGGTGCAAATCGCAGCGCAGAACAATGTTGCTGTCGATATTAATCAGATCGTTGTCAGTGATAATGCCCGCCAGATTCGTGTTCCGGCGGATTACACCCGGAAACTTATGTTCGCTCGCGTTATCGGCTTAAACACAGCGAATGTCGGGCGTGCGGCGACGGCGCGGATTAAAGGCTTTTCACCGCCTCAAATTTCGCCTATTGCAATCTCCGAGACTCTGCATAACCAAATGAAAGCTGATTTTGCGGCAGGACTGACGCCAACAAAATCGTATGACGAGTTGCTGGTTAATAACAAAAGAGAGAGCTTTGATCAGACTCGCTTCATGCTTCTTAACCTCGATCCCTCCGGTAGCAAATCGCCTTCGCAAATGAGGGATCAGATAACTGGGGACGGTAAAGAACGAGCTATCCTTATATATCCTGGTGAGGATGCGGACTCGGTAGAGGATGTAGATAGAGTTAATTCATCGTCACAAGGTAAGTTCTACGTGGAAGCGATGGAAACTTTGTTTAGCCGCGCCGAAGCATCCCCTTGGTTCGATGCGCCTCTCAATGGGAACATAGATGCGAACGTAGGCACTGATTACGCAAATTTGTTGGCGGGAACTGAACCGGCGAATCATCCCCGTGTTCTTAACATCATTGTGTCTCCTGATACTGGCCCGCATAACAATTACAAAGCTCCTGTAAAAACCTTTGCGCCGGTCTATATTGAACGTGTTTTTTCGGATTCCCGAGGACTGCACACAGTCTTCCGCTTTTTGCCAAGCAACTATGGTGTTAAAGGCGGCTCCTACCTTCTGGAGTAG
- a CDS encoding DUF1559 domain-containing protein, producing the protein MKIAHRSLPQARFSGFTLIEILVVVAILALLAAILFPVFGRARENGRAASCSSNLKQIGLGLAQYESDNDGFYPTAGGTILWDVTDVSTGRASWMQQINPYLKSRQILRCASDSRSDYSYFLSTRVAFLEAGNFAPVFAPRIAFTDKFILAGDTGGFQQEDADKDDYTQNCVGGTSNGTPAMEWQQHNGRQNILFADGHVKRFGGFNAELMTFGYDTMKGWP; encoded by the coding sequence ATGAAAATTGCTCACCGTTCGCTACCCCAAGCTCGATTCTCCGGCTTCACGCTTATTGAGATTCTTGTCGTCGTGGCAATCCTGGCTTTGCTCGCCGCCATTTTATTTCCGGTGTTCGGTCGAGCGCGCGAAAACGGACGCGCCGCCAGTTGCAGCAGCAACCTCAAGCAAATTGGCCTGGGCCTCGCGCAGTATGAGAGCGATAACGACGGCTTTTATCCGACTGCGGGTGGCACAATTTTATGGGATGTAACTGATGTGAGCACAGGTCGCGCGTCGTGGATGCAGCAGATTAATCCCTATCTAAAAAGTCGCCAGATTCTCCGCTGCGCCTCCGATTCGCGCAGCGACTATTCCTATTTTCTTTCGACACGCGTAGCGTTTCTGGAAGCGGGAAATTTTGCGCCAGTCTTTGCGCCGAGAATCGCCTTCACCGATAAATTCATCCTCGCGGGCGATACCGGCGGTTTTCAGCAGGAAGACGCCGACAAGGACGATTACACGCAGAACTGCGTGGGCGGCACCAGCAATGGCACGCCCGCAATGGAGTGGCAGCAGCACAACGGGCGGCAAAACATTCTTTTTGCCGATGGTCATGTGAAACGCTTTGGTGGATTCAACGCCGAATTGATGACGTTCGGATATGACACGATGAAAGGTTGGCCTTAA
- the mrdA gene encoding penicillin-binding protein 2, with amino-acid sequence MAAPFPARRVHDKSGWAISDPTAVRRRFIICAAILATIFLLLFVRLWFLQIVRGPELLAMAQNNRIKNVPLSAPRGLILDRHGAVLATSRTAHSVAVVPAALPSKYREREARARVLKTLGFLIGVSATQIETAIEEAAARQARLYDPVRIGGNLDLKTLTRLEENRARLGPAVLITEDVSRNYPNGALASHVLGYSDIVSEKDLARDAEAEEPRDLKYDDIVGKIGLEKQYDRELSGVRGSERYEVDARGRPVARRGSIPQKPGNTLVLTLDAKLQKAAEEALSKARNTGAAVAIDPRNGEILAMASFPNFNPNVWSLPKKAKQRAFFTLSQNPKNPLINRAAGGRFPPASTFKAITASAGLERGTLDPRTTYPCNGGLRLGRFFGCWKVHANENVYGALANSCDTYFYQEALRLGNPEASGPTWLAKVARDFGLGSPTGVDFPVDNKGLVPDPAWRRRVNAGNPDLARWYPGNTLNMSIGQGDLLTTPLQMAVAIGAVANGGTLWQPRFLKEMRDAKTDRLLKATKPKSRGDVKVGSANLAIVRAGLRRVITNGTGKGVALPNVAIAGKTGSAEDANNALPHAWFVAFAPYDKPRIAIAVIVENAGHGSENAGPIAKKILEAAFPMPKKVQS; translated from the coding sequence ATGGCCGCACCGTTTCCCGCCCGTCGCGTTCACGATAAAAGCGGCTGGGCGATTTCCGACCCTACTGCTGTTCGCAGGCGTTTTATCATTTGCGCCGCAATTTTGGCGACTATTTTCCTGCTCCTCTTTGTGCGTCTGTGGTTTTTACAGATTGTGCGCGGGCCGGAACTTCTCGCGATGGCGCAAAACAATCGTATTAAGAATGTGCCGCTTTCGGCACCACGTGGCCTCATTCTCGACCGCCACGGCGCTGTTCTGGCTACTTCGCGAACAGCGCATTCTGTCGCTGTCGTTCCTGCGGCCTTACCTTCGAAATATCGCGAAAGGGAAGCGCGGGCACGCGTCCTAAAAACGCTGGGTTTTCTCATTGGCGTCAGCGCAACACAAATTGAAACGGCCATCGAAGAAGCCGCTGCGCGTCAGGCGCGACTTTACGATCCGGTGCGCATCGGCGGCAACCTCGATTTAAAAACACTCACGCGCTTGGAAGAAAATCGCGCTCGACTTGGCCCCGCCGTTCTGATTACCGAAGATGTTTCGCGCAATTACCCCAACGGTGCGCTCGCATCACACGTTTTAGGCTATTCCGATATTGTTTCTGAAAAGGATTTGGCGCGCGACGCCGAAGCCGAGGAACCGCGCGACCTGAAATACGACGACATTGTCGGCAAAATCGGGCTGGAGAAACAGTACGACCGCGAGCTTTCGGGCGTGCGCGGCAGCGAGCGTTACGAAGTCGATGCGCGCGGGCGGCCCGTCGCGCGGCGCGGCTCGATTCCACAAAAACCCGGGAACACGCTGGTTTTAACTCTCGATGCCAAGTTGCAAAAAGCGGCGGAAGAAGCGTTGAGTAAGGCGCGCAACACCGGCGCTGCGGTCGCCATCGACCCGCGCAATGGCGAAATTCTGGCGATGGCGTCATTTCCGAATTTCAACCCCAATGTTTGGTCGCTGCCCAAAAAGGCAAAGCAACGCGCGTTTTTTACGCTGAGCCAGAACCCAAAGAATCCGCTGATTAATCGTGCAGCGGGCGGGCGTTTTCCTCCGGCTTCGACATTCAAAGCGATTACGGCCTCGGCAGGTTTAGAACGCGGCACGCTCGATCCGCGCACGACGTATCCCTGCAACGGCGGATTGCGGCTGGGCCGTTTTTTCGGTTGCTGGAAAGTTCACGCCAACGAAAACGTTTACGGCGCGCTGGCTAACTCGTGTGACACCTACTTTTATCAGGAAGCGCTGCGATTGGGGAATCCCGAGGCCAGCGGCCCTACATGGCTGGCTAAAGTGGCACGCGACTTCGGGCTGGGCAGTCCGACAGGCGTCGATTTCCCCGTCGACAACAAAGGACTTGTCCCCGACCCGGCCTGGCGACGCAGAGTCAATGCGGGGAACCCCGATCTCGCGCGTTGGTATCCCGGCAATACGCTCAATATGAGTATCGGTCAGGGCGACTTGCTGACGACACCGCTGCAAATGGCAGTCGCCATCGGCGCGGTTGCCAATGGTGGAACGTTGTGGCAGCCGCGTTTTCTCAAAGAAATGCGCGATGCGAAAACGGACAGGTTATTGAAGGCAACGAAGCCGAAATCGCGGGGTGATGTCAAAGTTGGTTCGGCTAATTTGGCGATTGTCCGCGCGGGACTGCGCCGCGTGATTACGAATGGAACCGGCAAAGGCGTTGCGCTCCCGAATGTCGCGATTGCGGGAAAAACCGGCTCCGCCGAAGACGCCAACAATGCGTTGCCACACGCGTGGTTTGTGGCCTTCGCACCTTACGACAAGCCGCGAATCGCTATCGCGGTCATTGTTGAAAACGCCGGTCATGGCAGCGAGAATGCGGGCCCTATTGCCAAGAAGATATTAGAAGCCGCGTTTCCGATGCCGAAGAAAGTACAGTCGTAA
- a CDS encoding NADH-quinone oxidoreductase subunit J, translating into MLADQIVFAVASLLVVASALMVVINRHPVHSALYLVLTFLGLSVFFLQLQAPFLAAVQVIVYAGAIMVLFLFVIMLLGEDKPLTGGNKLGVQKWLGPVFALVIAGQIGYLLMRGAGTGGAGASGEQAPYVRIIGGETVSFGSVKALGSNLFTNYVFAFEATSVVLLVAMIGVVVLAKKRL; encoded by the coding sequence TTGCTCGCCGACCAAATCGTATTTGCCGTTGCCTCGTTGCTCGTCGTCGCTTCCGCCTTGATGGTTGTAATCAACCGTCATCCGGTTCACTCGGCGCTTTACCTCGTCCTCACGTTTTTGGGCCTCAGCGTTTTCTTTTTGCAATTGCAAGCGCCGTTTCTCGCGGCGGTGCAGGTTATTGTTTACGCCGGCGCCATTATGGTGTTGTTTCTTTTCGTCATTATGTTGCTCGGCGAGGATAAACCGCTCACTGGCGGCAATAAACTCGGCGTGCAGAAATGGCTCGGGCCGGTTTTTGCGCTCGTTATCGCTGGTCAAATCGGCTATTTGCTAATGCGCGGCGCAGGAACGGGCGGAGCCGGAGCAAGCGGCGAACAAGCGCCGTATGTCCGCATTATCGGCGGCGAAACCGTCAGCTTTGGTTCGGTAAAAGCGCTCGGCTCAAACTTGTTTACCAATTACGTCTTCGCCTTTGAAGCCACTTCGGTCGTGCTTCTGGTGGCGATGATCGGCGTTGTAGTTTTGGCGAAAAAGCGTTTGTAA
- the nuoK gene encoding NADH-quinone oxidoreductase subunit NuoK, with amino-acid sequence MPTNFYLLIAAILFTIGVCGVLVRRNAIIIFMCIEMMLNAANLTFVAAAREWKQMDGQVFVFFVMTVAAAEVAVGLAIIVALFRNKETVNVDEVNLLKY; translated from the coding sequence ATGCCTACAAATTTTTATCTTCTGATTGCCGCGATTTTGTTCACCATTGGCGTGTGCGGTGTTCTGGTGCGCCGCAACGCGATCATCATTTTTATGTGTATTGAAATGATGCTCAACGCCGCGAACCTGACGTTTGTCGCTGCCGCGCGCGAATGGAAACAAATGGACGGACAGGTTTTCGTCTTTTTCGTGATGACTGTTGCCGCAGCGGAAGTTGCGGTTGGCCTCGCGATTATCGTCGCTTTGTTCCGCAACAAAGAAACCGTCAACGTCGACGAAGTCAATCTTTTGAAATATTAA
- the nuoL gene encoding NADH-quinone oxidoreductase subunit L — protein MLPLLMPLHLIVLLPLLGFIINGLVGAKLPRPIPGVIATLACGAAFVVALLNFLQLASNGEAISQVAYTWMQAGSFSADIAFLLDRLSGVMILVVTGIGTLIHLYSIGYMAHDHNDEEGKKYARYFCFLNLFIAFMATLVLADNYLLMFVGWEGVGLCSYFLIGFWHERQDAAEASKKAFIMNRVGDFAFLLGMMLIFLAAGTLKYTGVFDAFKANPEIFNVGVAGALGGVAIVTLLLFIGAAGKSAQVPLYTWLPDAMAGPTPVSALIHAATMVTAGVYLCARSAPLFDASPSTKLIIVGVGALTALAAGLTALAHTDIKKVLAYSTVSQLGFMFMAIGAGAYAVAIFHVFTHAFFKACLFLGAGSVIHALHGEQDMRKMGGLASKMKATHITFLLSGLALAGVVPFAGFFSKDEIIAEVFRASSSNPFYMVCGIIALITAFITAVYTGRQYAQIFGGTPRDAHLHEHAHESPAVMTLPLWILALGAVFAGFLGVPHIPGVPEQLHAFSNWLSPLFHAEGAHAGEPHASVNWGLLAIGAVIGIVGWFIGRGMGLKQGDRALLPESTSKLSLDAVYTATFGRAGLGFAHAMRWIDDRIVDGVVNGVGSVFGLASDALRLTQTSFVRNYALGMAIGAAVVLVYFIRIMF, from the coding sequence GTGCTTCCTTTGCTTATGCCTCTTCATCTCATCGTTTTGCTGCCGCTGTTGGGCTTCATCATCAACGGCCTCGTCGGAGCAAAATTGCCGCGCCCGATTCCCGGAGTCATCGCCACTCTCGCGTGCGGCGCAGCGTTTGTCGTTGCGCTCCTGAACTTCTTGCAGCTTGCCTCGAACGGCGAAGCGATTTCGCAAGTCGCTTACACATGGATGCAGGCCGGAAGTTTCAGCGCCGACATCGCGTTTCTACTCGACCGCTTGTCCGGCGTGATGATTCTGGTGGTAACAGGTATCGGAACTCTGATTCATCTGTATTCCATCGGCTACATGGCGCACGACCACAACGATGAAGAAGGCAAAAAGTACGCGCGTTATTTCTGCTTCCTTAACCTCTTTATCGCTTTTATGGCGACGCTCGTTTTGGCCGACAATTACCTCCTGATGTTCGTCGGTTGGGAAGGCGTTGGCTTGTGTTCGTATTTCCTCATCGGCTTCTGGCACGAACGTCAGGACGCAGCCGAAGCCAGCAAGAAAGCGTTCATCATGAACCGCGTTGGCGACTTCGCCTTCTTGCTCGGCATGATGCTGATTTTCCTTGCCGCTGGAACCCTGAAATACACTGGCGTTTTCGACGCCTTCAAAGCGAACCCTGAAATCTTTAATGTTGGGGTCGCGGGTGCGCTCGGTGGCGTCGCCATTGTTACGCTGTTGCTCTTCATCGGTGCAGCCGGCAAATCGGCCCAGGTGCCGCTTTACACCTGGCTTCCCGACGCGATGGCTGGCCCGACGCCTGTTTCCGCTCTCATTCACGCGGCGACAATGGTAACGGCGGGCGTTTATCTTTGCGCTCGCTCGGCGCCGCTTTTTGATGCTTCGCCTTCGACCAAACTCATCATTGTTGGCGTCGGTGCGCTCACTGCTTTAGCCGCCGGTCTCACCGCACTCGCGCACACCGACATCAAAAAAGTTCTGGCGTATTCCACCGTTTCGCAACTTGGCTTCATGTTCATGGCGATTGGTGCAGGCGCTTACGCCGTCGCAATCTTCCATGTCTTTACGCATGCGTTTTTCAAAGCATGCTTGTTCCTTGGCGCCGGTTCGGTGATTCACGCGCTGCATGGTGAACAGGATATGCGCAAAATGGGCGGTCTCGCTTCCAAGATGAAGGCGACGCACATCACGTTCTTGCTGTCCGGCCTCGCGCTCGCGGGCGTTGTTCCATTCGCAGGCTTCTTCTCCAAAGATGAAATCATCGCCGAAGTGTTTCGCGCTTCGAGTTCCAATCCGTTCTATATGGTGTGCGGCATCATTGCCTTGATTACTGCTTTTATCACCGCCGTTTACACCGGACGCCAGTACGCGCAGATTTTCGGCGGCACACCGCGCGACGCGCATTTGCACGAACACGCGCACGAATCCCCCGCAGTTATGACTTTGCCGTTGTGGATTCTGGCGCTCGGGGCTGTCTTCGCCGGTTTCCTCGGCGTGCCGCATATTCCTGGCGTGCCGGAGCAGTTGCACGCATTCTCCAACTGGCTTTCGCCGCTCTTTCATGCGGAAGGCGCGCACGCAGGCGAGCCGCACGCGAGCGTTAACTGGGGCTTGCTGGCTATCGGTGCCGTGATTGGCATCGTTGGCTGGTTCATCGGTCGGGGAATGGGCTTGAAGCAAGGCGACCGCGCGTTGCTGCCCGAAAGCACATCGAAGCTTTCTCTCGACGCCGTTTACACCGCGACGTTTGGCCGCGCCGGTTTGGGCTTCGCTCACGCCATGCGTTGGATCGACGACCGCATTGTCGATGGTGTGGTCAACGGCGTTGGTTCGGTTTTCGGTTTAGCTTCCGACGCGTTGCGCCTTACCCAGACGTCGTTCGTGCGCAACTACGCGCTCGGCATGGCAATTGGCGCAGCAGTTGTGCTCGTTTATTTCATTCGGATCATGTTCTAA
- a CDS encoding NADH-quinone oxidoreductase subunit M — translation MTALNSWILSCLIFCPLVGAVLVGMMPRRVAREGALVVALVNLAFALHMVAHWGEKVSTLATGQTIRFEESAPLMPQWGISYHLGVDGISAGLILLTAFLTPIILIAQWNALGERVREWAVWLLVLEGAVMGVFSALDVILFYIFWEAVLVPVFVQMVGWGGANRAKAAGKFFVYTMFGSVLMWMAMLYVYFQQPAATRSFDYVPFMQAAKALPAEIALLLFGAFAIAFAIKAPVFPLHTWLPDTYRESPTGTTVMLAAILSKMGVYGFMRFAIPFFPEAARVAAPLMIALAAVGIIYGAIVAAAQTDIKRLLAYSSVSHVALIVLGVFAAVLAGTNGEIAATGAAMQMVNHGLSTGALFLLAGFLFERRGTYEQSEFGGVATAMPRYTILFWVAMFASIGLPGLNGFVGEYLILQGAMSAGFIYAALGATGVVLGAIYMLRMFRHVAYGEATREENRSLRDVSGRETVALALVLAVIVWLGVAPQRYLNIINPDAKASLPADQAVALRP, via the coding sequence ATGACTGCTCTTAACTCGTGGATTCTGTCGTGCCTGATTTTTTGCCCGCTCGTCGGCGCCGTGTTGGTGGGGATGATGCCTCGCCGCGTCGCGCGTGAAGGCGCGCTCGTGGTTGCACTTGTCAACCTCGCGTTTGCGCTTCATATGGTGGCTCACTGGGGCGAAAAAGTTTCGACGCTGGCAACAGGTCAAACGATTCGCTTTGAAGAAAGTGCGCCGCTCATGCCACAGTGGGGCATTTCATATCACCTCGGCGTCGATGGCATCAGCGCCGGCCTCATTTTGCTGACGGCGTTTCTCACACCGATTATTCTCATCGCGCAGTGGAATGCACTCGGTGAGCGTGTGCGCGAATGGGCGGTCTGGTTGCTCGTTTTGGAAGGCGCTGTGATGGGCGTCTTTTCCGCGCTCGACGTCATCTTGTTCTACATTTTCTGGGAAGCGGTTCTGGTTCCCGTGTTTGTTCAGATGGTGGGCTGGGGCGGAGCGAATCGCGCGAAAGCGGCAGGAAAGTTCTTCGTCTACACAATGTTCGGCAGTGTCCTGATGTGGATGGCGATGCTGTACGTGTATTTTCAGCAGCCTGCCGCAACACGCTCGTTTGATTACGTGCCGTTCATGCAGGCCGCCAAAGCGTTGCCCGCCGAAATCGCCTTGCTCTTGTTTGGCGCATTCGCCATCGCATTCGCCATTAAAGCGCCCGTCTTTCCGCTTCATACCTGGCTTCCCGATACCTACCGCGAATCGCCCACCGGAACGACGGTGATGCTCGCCGCGATTTTGTCGAAGATGGGCGTTTACGGCTTCATGCGTTTCGCAATTCCGTTCTTTCCCGAAGCCGCGCGCGTTGCCGCACCTTTGATGATTGCGTTGGCGGCAGTCGGCATTATCTACGGCGCGATTGTCGCGGCGGCGCAAACCGACATTAAACGATTGCTGGCGTATTCCTCGGTTTCGCACGTTGCCCTGATTGTGCTTGGTGTGTTCGCTGCGGTTCTAGCCGGAACCAATGGCGAAATCGCCGCGACCGGCGCTGCGATGCAAATGGTAAATCATGGCCTTTCGACCGGTGCTTTGTTCTTGCTAGCCGGTTTTCTTTTCGAGCGACGCGGCACTTACGAGCAAAGCGAATTCGGCGGCGTGGCGACAGCGATGCCACGTTATACAATTTTGTTTTGGGTTGCGATGTTCGCTTCGATTGGCTTGCCCGGCCTCAACGGTTTTGTTGGTGAATATCTGATTTTGCAGGGCGCGATGAGCGCTGGCTTTATCTATGCGGCGCTCGGCGCAACCGGCGTTGTTCTCGGCGCGATTTATATGCTGCGGATGTTTCGCCATGTCGCTTACGGCGAAGCAACGCGCGAAGAAAACCGCAGTTTGCGCGATGTTTCGGGCCGCGAAACGGTTGCCCTTGCGCTCGTCCTCGCCGTTATCGTTTGGCTTGGTGTTGCGCCTCAGCGTTACCTGAACATTATTAATCCCGACGCGAAGGCGTCCTTGCCGGCAGACCAGGCAGTGGCTTTGCGGCCTTAA
- a CDS encoding NADH-quinone oxidoreductase subunit N, with protein sequence MTPVTISDLFQQHPIRAVGPELWLCVFAFAVLLAGAFFSDKLQRGLLPPLAMGGVIVSLLSIANLWGSGLQFGPTGRAIFVADNFSLFFKFIFLFGLALTIIISPRFLEARGGDRHTVVGEYYGLLMLSTVGMMIVASAHDLLVVFLGIETLSIALYILAGFARTRLMSNEAALKYFLLGAFATGFLLYGIALTYVALGTTHIASIASAISAGTVKSPSILFVGVALILIGLAFKAALVPFHQWTPDVYEGSPTPVTAFMSIGAKAAALAALIRVLPGAFGGLSPQWHGMVMALAVLTMTAGNIIALSQNSIKRMLAYSSIAHAGYLLVGVLAAAGLARAGESSGAQNAIASVLVYMLAYAVMNGGAFAVLVWMESNARAGRDDNEETGPIAMDALNGLAARQPFVAASMTVFLMSLAGIPPTAGFLGKLGVFSSAIDAKLYGLVLIGVLNSVISVYYYLRPVAAMYVGEDKASAGEVSGVAGAGVSTVNVSAGGAAVLQPRSSAISLALVATIGLCAAIVLAMIVLQRTTLPLAQDAALSMMQTAR encoded by the coding sequence ATGACACCTGTAACGATTTCCGATCTCTTTCAGCAACATCCGATTCGCGCCGTCGGGCCTGAACTCTGGCTGTGCGTTTTTGCCTTTGCCGTTTTGCTGGCGGGCGCTTTTTTCTCCGACAAACTGCAGCGCGGCCTCTTGCCGCCACTCGCGATGGGCGGAGTCATTGTTTCGCTCCTTTCCATTGCCAACCTGTGGGGCAGCGGTCTGCAGTTCGGCCCCACGGGTCGCGCGATCTTCGTGGCCGATAACTTTTCACTTTTCTTTAAGTTCATCTTCCTATTTGGGCTGGCCCTGACGATTATTATTTCGCCGCGCTTTCTCGAAGCGCGCGGAGGCGACCGCCATACCGTTGTCGGCGAATATTACGGTCTGTTGATGCTCTCGACCGTCGGCATGATGATCGTTGCGTCTGCGCACGATTTGCTGGTAGTTTTTCTCGGCATCGAAACGCTTTCGATTGCGCTTTACATTCTCGCTGGCTTCGCCCGCACCCGATTGATGAGCAACGAAGCGGCGCTGAAATACTTTTTGCTTGGCGCGTTTGCTACGGGATTTTTGCTGTACGGAATCGCCTTAACTTATGTCGCGCTCGGCACGACGCACATTGCAAGCATCGCATCCGCGATTTCTGCGGGAACCGTGAAGTCGCCTTCGATTTTGTTTGTCGGTGTCGCCCTCATTCTTATCGGTCTTGCGTTTAAGGCGGCTTTGGTGCCGTTTCACCAGTGGACGCCTGATGTTTACGAAGGCTCGCCAACGCCGGTTACCGCTTTCATGTCGATTGGTGCCAAAGCAGCAGCACTGGCTGCACTTATTCGCGTTTTGCCTGGTGCCTTTGGCGGTCTTTCTCCACAGTGGCACGGCATGGTGATGGCGCTGGCCGTTCTGACAATGACCGCCGGAAACATCATTGCGCTTTCGCAGAACTCCATTAAGCGAATGCTCGCCTATTCTTCGATTGCACACGCCGGTTACTTGCTCGTTGGCGTTCTTGCGGCGGCAGGCTTGGCGCGTGCGGGCGAAAGTTCGGGCGCTCAAAACGCCATCGCTTCGGTTCTGGTTTATATGCTTGCTTACGCCGTGATGAACGGTGGCGCATTCGCTGTTCTGGTGTGGATGGAAAGCAACGCGCGCGCCGGACGCGACGACAACGAAGAAACCGGCCCGATTGCCATGGATGCGTTGAATGGTCTGGCCGCACGCCAGCCGTTTGTCGCAGCTTCGATGACCGTATTTCTTATGTCGCTGGCTGGTATCCCGCCGACTGCCGGATTTTTGGGCAAGCTCGGGGTGTTTTCCTCGGCGATTGACGCAAAATTATATGGCCTTGTCTTAATCGGCGTGCTTAACAGTGTGATTTCCGTGTATTATTATTTGCGTCCTGTTGCAGCGATGTATGTTGGTGAAGATAAAGCTAGTGCAGGCGAAGTGTCGGGTGTGGCAGGCGCGGGAGTTTCGACGGTGAACGTTTCGGCGGGTGGAGCAGCTGTGTTACAGCCGCGTTCTAGCGCGATTTCTCTGGCTTTGGTGGCAACGATTGGATTGTGCGCCGCAATCGTATTGGCGATGATCGTGCTTCAGCGTACAACGTTGCCGCTGGCACAGGACGCAGCGCTTTCGATGATGCAAACTGCGCGGTAA